The proteins below are encoded in one region of Saccopteryx leptura isolate mSacLep1 chromosome 1, mSacLep1_pri_phased_curated, whole genome shotgun sequence:
- the REXO1 gene encoding RNA exonuclease 1 homolog codes for MLRSTGFFRAIDCPYWSGAPGGPCRRPYCHFRHRGARGPGALGGGGAAPPAAGLGYDPYNPELPKLPAQRENGILGRGDEPHSDILELELVNQAIEAVRSEVEIEQRRYQELLETARDPTLPPHGPATSLDEDAFPLSFDYNPVGRGLLSPNTSYHPTPLAGPAELGSKYLLASLDPAQGHGGGGSGSLEYIPKAVSQPRRYSRPVSSSKYVVDDSKPSTDLEYDPLSNFSARLLSRASSKDDRAPKRTRGSRGSSEPYTPALKKPCDPFGGCDARFSDSDDDVSTALGDRPATASPQEAQAGSKCKGLSKPGFREAQEPEEGSLRETKEMAVQYDVGDLGQPPKGPSETYPAKTGSTPARASQECSGPKKGRSKKKKNGVSLAPGPRDGVQITDRGKNREHRRPAVKPCVDKRGSKASSPHQRAERPQGTKKKPSLATLVASSGKGQIDQLSSSSTLGDAPQLSGRMGGKTPPGKLVERKAHSLDEGISQAGPKLQKRTLSHADLFGDESEDEDPGPMAPGLRPPALPDLSSSSDSDSDSSLGLSATRGPRKRFKASSHPSPCPASPSSSGAGTDVDYSALEKEVDFDSDPMEECLRIFNESTCVKTEDRGRLAQQPPKEEKVEDKEQLGLTTLFPGQKRRISHLSKQGKEPEPMRRGLAPPTRLPTAQEVCYQRAQQAQRESASWLQVAQQPAEKPSSIHISVPGEKRRIAHVPNPCLATGAKRTLAASSSQPPNGLELGSQPLKTRTLSGMASKTTSTITPKRVAHSPSLQSLKKPVIPKEFGGKVPTVIRQRYLNLFIEECLKFCSSNQEAIEKALNEEKVAYDRSPSKNIYLNVAVNTLKKLRGLVPSTVPVLSKTSGRKVVSHEVVLGGKLAAKTSFSFSRPSSPRVEDLKGAALYNRLKEYLLTEDQLKENGYPFPHPKRPGGAVIFTTEEKTQPKDSSCRVCCRCGTEYLVSPSGRCVREEECYYHWGRLRRNRAAGGWETQYMCCSATIGSTGCQVAKQHVQDGRKENLDGFMKTFDKELPEDAHPGIYALDCEMSYTTYGLELTRVTVVDTNMQVVYDTFVKPDNEIVDYNTRFSGVTEADLADTSISLRDVQAVLLSMFSADTILIGHSLESDLLALKVIHNTVVDTSVLFPHRLGLPYKRSLRNLMADYLRQIIQDNVDGHSSSEDASACMHLVIWKIREDAKTKR; via the exons ATGCTACGCTCCACCGGCTTCTTCCGGGCCATCGACTGCCCCTATTGGTCTGGGGCGCCCGGGGGTCCATGCCGGCGGCCCTACTGTCACTTTCGGCACCGCGGGGCCCGGGGCCCGGGCGCGCTCGGCGGCGGCGGAGCGGCGCCCCCCGCAGCAG GGCTTGGTTATGACCCGTACAACCCTGAGCTGCCCAAACTCCCGGCACAGAGGGAGAATGGCATCCTGGGCAGAGGGGATGAGCCCCACTCAGACatcctggagctggagctggtcAACCAAGCTATTGAGGCCGTGCGCTCTGAGGTGGAGATAGAGCAGCGACGGTACCAGGAGCTCCTGGAAACAGCCCGCGACCCCACCCTGCCACCCCATGGCCCTGCTACCAGCCTGGATGAGGATGCCTTCCCACTGTCCTTTGATTACAACCCTGTTGGCCGAGGCCTGTTGAGTCCTAATACTAGctaccaccccaccccactaGCTGGCCCTGCTGAGCTGGGCAGCAAGTACTTGCTGGCCTCCCTGGACCCGGCCCAGGGCCATGGTGGAGGAGGCAGCGGTTCCCTGGAGTACATTCCCAAGGCTGTGAGTCAGCCCCGGCGGTACAGCCGCCCAGTCTCTAGCAGCAAGTATGTAGTAGATGATTCCAAGCCGTCCACTGACCTGGAATATGACCCACTGTCTAACTTCTCTGCTCGGCTGCTCAGCAGGGCAAGCTCCAAGGATGACCGGGCCCCCAAGCGGACCCGGGGCTCCCGTGGCAGCAGTGAGCCCTACACACCTGCACTCAAGAAGCCCTGTGACCCCTTTGGTGGCTGCGATGCCAGGTTCTCTGACTCAGATGATGATGTTTCCACAGCCCTTGGGGACAGGCCTGCCACTGCCAGCCCCCAGGAGGCCCAGGCAGGGTCCAAGTGCAAAGGCCTCAGCAAGCCGGGCTTTAGGGAGGCCCAGGAGCCTGAGGAGGGCAGCCTTCGGGAGACCAAGGAGATGGCCGTGCAGTACGATGTGGGGGACCTTGGGCAACCTCCCAAGGGCCCTAGTGAGACGTACCCGGCCAAGACTGGCTCcaccccagccagggcctcacaagAATGCAGTGGCCCCAAGAAGGGAAGatccaagaagaagaaaaatggagtTTCACTGGCCCCTGGCCCCAGGGATGGTGTCCAGATAACAGACAGGGgtaagaacagagaacacaggaggCCAGCTGTGAAGCCCTGTGTGGACAAGAGGGGCTCGAAGGCCAGCAGCCCCCATCAAAGGGCAGAGCGGCCCCAAGGGACCAAGAAAAAGCCATCTCTGGCCACCTTAGTGGCCAGCTCAGGGAAAGGTCAGATTGACCAGCTAAGCTCCAGTTCCACTCTTGGGGATGCCCCCCAGCTGTCGGGCAGGATGGGTGGGAAGACCCCACCTGGGAAGCTGGTGGAGCGGAAGGCCCACTCTCTGGATGAGGGTATCTCCCAGGCTGGCCCCAAGCTGCAGAAGCGGACCCTGAGCCATGCAGACCTCTTTGGGGATGAGAGTGAGGACGAAGACCCAGGGCCCATGGCACCTGGACTGcgtccccctgccctccctgacCTCAGCTCCAGCTCGGATTCTGACTCGGACTCTAGCCTGGGCCTCTCAGCCACACGAGGGCCACGCAAGCGCTTCAAAGCCTCCTCACACCCCTCGCCTTGCCCAGCTTCCCCCTCATCCTCAGGAGCAGGCACAGATGTGGACTACTCTGCCCTGGAGAAGGAGGTTGACTTTGATTCTGACCCCATGGAGGAATGCCTGCGCATTTTCAATGAATCCACCTGTGTAAAGACAGAGGACAGGGGCCGGTTGGCCCAGCAG CCCCCCAAAGAAGAGAAAGTAGAGGACAAAGAGCAGTTGGGTCTGACCACTCTGTTCCCTGGGCAAAAGAGGAGGATCTCTCATCTCTCCAAGCAAGGCAAGGAG CCAGAGCCCATGAGGAGAGGCCTGGCCCCCCCAACCCGGCTCCCCACTGCCCAAGAGGTGTGCTACCAGCGGGCTCAGCAGGCTCAGAGGGAGTCAGCCAGCTGGCTCCAGGTTGCCCAGCAGCCGGCCGAGAAGCCATCCTCCATCCATATCTCAGTTcctggagagaagaggaggattGCCCACGTCCCCAACCCCTGCCTGGCTACAG GTGCCAAGAGGACCCTCGCAGCCAGCAGCAGCCAGCCTCCCAATGGCCTCGAGCTGGGCAGCCAGCCCCTGAAGACTCGCACACTGTCAGGAATGGCGTCCAAGACCACCAGCACCATCACCCCCAAGCGTGTGGCACACAGCCCAtctttgcag AGTTTAAAGAAGCCTGTTATCCCAAAAGAGTTTGGGGGCAAAGTCCCCACCGTCATCCGCCAACGATATCTCAACCTGTTTATTGAGGAATGTCTCAAGTTCTGCTCCTCCAACCAAGAAGCCATAGAGAAG GCGCTGAATGAGGAGAAGGTGGCTTACGACCGCAGCCCCAGCAAGAACATCTACTTGAACGTGGCTGTGAACACCCTAAAAAAGCTGCGGGGCCTGGTCCCCAGCACTGTGCCTGTTCTCAGCA AAACCAGTGGCCGGAAGGTTGTGTCCCATGAGGTAGTACTGGGGGGCAAGTTGGCCGCCAAGACCAGCTTCTCATTCAGCCGCCCCAGCAGCCCCCGTGTGGAAGATCTGAAAG GGGCCGCCCTGTACAACCGCCTCAAAGAGTACCTGCTCACTGAGGACCAGCTCAAGGAGAATGGCTACCCCTTCCCTCACCCCAAGCGGCCCGGGGGCGCTGTCATCTTCACCACTGAGGAGAAGACTCAGCCCAAAGACT CCTCCTGCAGGGTCTGCTGCCGCTGTGGCACTGAGTACCTTGTGTCCCCCTCGGGCCGCTGTGTGCGTGAGGAAGAGTGTTACTACCACTGGGGACGGCTCCGCCGGAACCGAG CGGCTGGTGGCTGGGAGACTCAGTACATGTGCTGCTCAGCCACCATTGGCTCCACTGGCTGCCAGGTTGCGAAG CAACATGTGCAGGACGGCCGCAAAGAAAACCTTGATGGGTTCATGAAGACCTTCGATAAAGAGCTTCCAGAAGATGCTCACCCTGGAATCTATGCCCTTGACTGTGAAATG TCCTACACCACATATGGCCTGGAGCTGACACGTGTCACGGTGGTGGACACCAACATGCAGGTTGTTTATGACACCTTCGTCAAGCCGGACAACGAGATTGTTGACTACAACACTAG gtTTTCAGGGGTGACTGAGGCTGACCTTGCTGACACAAGCATCTCGCTCCGGGATGTCCAGGCCGTTTTGCTGAGTATGTTCAGTGCCGATACCATCCTCATTGGACACAGCCTGGAGAGTGACCTACTGGCCTTGAAG GTCATCCACAACACTGTGGTAGACACGTCTGTGCTCTTCCCGCACCGCCTGGGCCTCCCCTACAAACGCTCCCTTCGGAATCTCATGGCTGACTACCTCAGACAGATCATCCAGGACAATG TGGATGGGCACAGCTCCAGTGAGGATGCCAGCGCCTGCATGCACCTGGTGATCTGGAAGATTCGAGAAGATGCCAAGACCAAGCGGTGA